The DNA sequence gggttgtgagatctgattagaaatttttgtctttgattttattcaatattcatgcaattgatgcttaattctaagattgctttgttgttttgatcaaattggccacttgattcttgattgcaaaattaattgattgttggattaggatatttgttagtccgtaattgctggaaatattctgtccatagaacacttggtgtaaaaatccaagaaattgcatgatctaacatcatctcatgcgtttgagtagttagggtttggatctttcttgttcttcatgcaattggcaattgttttgatgcctatggcccaaggacgttccttggcaatttgttgattagtaattggttagaggacattccctaatcagtttgttcataaggaaagacatggtggtgagaagcgtcttccacccccataaccaacttattgaatcaattaagataaccatgtttcaatgatcaacccaaacaaccaaagtggatccatatcttcaactagacttttctcatattgattttctcttttattttaattacttgctgttttatttgctttcaatagttgttagtcaaatcatctcaaaaccccccttttttttactttccttgcactttaccttTGTTCTACTTGCGATTACTTGCTtccacttgtgctttcaattagttctattggtcttgattgagataaataaaaaggtaatcaattctctgtggatacgatccttcaccactatctgcagttgtaaattgtaggtaaccaagaaggttatttttgaccggcttcgacaaccgctcctgtcaatgacttatgttcaaactagatatcgtgtgataaagggattaatacatattctatttattaggctttatcagattatcgatcctcatattagttgggtagtcataatgtcttgttagaggccgcttatgatttatggggcTTGTGAGACTgggtctattgccaattaatatgagcctattgggtcacacacaagaacgttgttgatgtgttatattaatgggctaaaagcccattagtataattattaataataataaagtgttattattattaatattaattatttattattataagataataatatttaaaaggatcagcagtctatctgtaactgttacagataaaaaactctatcacataagatatttgagtatttgCGAGATTGtggtagttggttatgaacacaactctatcacataagatatttgagtttCTGTGAGatcgtgatagtgggttctgaacacaactcttttacgaaaagagttatgggaaaacaaaagactgaaacatataaaaactCTTTCTACGAATTCTAGAGTGAacgtttttagaaaattcagtctaatagttatagattgtggagcacataatctatccatccttgagagagctagcactctagatgAATAAGacacgttcgtgtggataccatagcgggtgttcgttgaaaaagcagcaccttgaGTCCGAGATTGTATTttctcgtcgagtctaacaggttagtagcttatcattccttttgaattaaacgaagcacacaAATCCCGGAAAGAAAAtcagagattttaatttttctgctGCGTATTTAGGTTGCAGTAAATCTCTGAATTTCCTAACACTAGATTATCAGggaatactatatttatctccatcttcttatagCATAAAAGAAGAATAATCAAAGAGGCAAAGATATTTattctcttacacaactactctcaaGTTCTATTTTTGCCCCATTctccagtttactgacttgagcattgGAGTGATTGTCATGGAcacccaccacctcacatttttTTTCTTGCAGGTTTAGCCAATCACAGCGCAGCTCTACTTTCGACTACATCAATCCCTATATTATATGGTATGTGACTCACCATTCTACTCTCATTAACATCTCTATACTAATTAGCAGAGACAAATAAATGTAACAATCTAAATTGGATGAATCATGACCAATGGACATCCTATGgttgtaaattaatttataactattTGTGCAAGAGTATTCAATCACACTGATTATTAACTCTTTAAGAATGAAACATATAATAAAATGCTAATGGAATAGtcctattatttattaaaaactatttaatataaaataaaatatactatTTAATTGTCAAACGAaatatttaattacaaaaatatgaTGTAAAATATTATTCTAGAATATATATCTTTAACAGTTACAACAGGCAGCATAGTAACTTAGTCTTGTTATCTTTATAGTTAATTAAAACCTCTAGCCACTGTCATTTTCGCTAGCATGCTTGATGTCAAAAAGTTTAACCTAATCTCTCAAGTTggcttaatagttaaaattgttTTAAACGATGAGTATATGAGATATATTTTGGGTTCAGTGCCTCTTAGTCCTATATCTGAAGCGTAATCTAAAGAGGAGAATGACACTTTAAGAAAGTGGCATGATGGCTATTTGCAAGTTAGATGTTTCATGCTCACCTCAATGAGCATCGAGTAGCAAGAGGAGCATGAGAATATGCAGTCAATTTAAGAAATTTTGGTTCACTTACAATTGTTGTACGGTTAATAATATTGCACTGCTAGACATGGGTGTTATCCATACCATAGATTAATATGGTAATGTTTTATTTTGTAAACCATAATGcaaattaatatttcatttaaattaaaatgtttatgtttatctAAATTAGTCCATTAGTATCTTCCTAGAAGATTAGTTCTTAAAAAGTTGAGTATATGAATAATGTAATTGTCTGGTACAACTAccactacaaaaaaactgtgaaattgcgaccaaaattagcgaccaaattttttggtcgctatatagctaccaatcagcgaccattctgcgactgaatgaatgaaataatatttttatttaacaaaaagcttaacgaccaatttttggtcgttaattggtcgctatttagcgaccaaatataAAATGGTCGCTAATTTAGCGGGAATTAATGGCGCGAGTTATTAGCGACCATATTTGCGACGAAATTGCGACAACTTTTTGGGCGGGGATATTTAGCGaccatatttagcgactaaaataattagtcgctaaatagcgaccaatcagcgaccaatcagcgaccattttatttttaaaattttaatttaatttttaattaaattttattttatttaaaattttaaattaagtaatttcaattcggtatataaaacgacgtcgttttgatAATTTAAGGGATGCTCTAatctagggatgtaaacgggtagtgtacccgtgaaaattaaactacccgaacccaaacccgatttatattagtaatatccgaatccgttccaaacccgattattattatccgaataaaacccaaacccgtttaatcttatatattttaattaataatttatataaaaatatttttcattaataattttcatataaaaaatataatatttctaaagaatatttaaatttaaatttttaaataaaaatatataaaaaaaattttataaatattattataaaatattttttttatattagattaattatttatataaacgaatTCAGATAGTGGGTACCTTGTACATAAAATCCGAATCTGATCCGAACCTGCAacgaatattatttttaaaattcgaacccgtcccaaacccgattataactacccaaatccgtcctattagggttcggtcggatcggatacccgaaaatacccgatccgtttacatccctactcTAACCTAATTCCTAATCCTAATCTCTAATCCCTAATATCTAATTAATCTCTAATCCCTAATAAAATTAACTCTAATTCGTAATTCCTAATTTGTAATCTCTAACCCTAATTCATAATTAATTCttaattcataataaaattaaccctaatCTCTAATTCCTGATCCCTAATTCATAATccctaaccctaatccctaattttaatctctaaaataACTCAgcgactattttatttttaaaattttaatttaatttttaattaaattttattttatttaaaattttaaattaagtaatttcaaTTCGATATataaaacgacgtcgttttgacAATTTAAGGGATGCTCTAacctagggatgtaaacgggtagggtacccgtaaaaattaaactacccgaacccgaacccgatttatattagtaatatctgaACCCATTtcgaacccgattaaaaattaatttaaactatccgaatccgtcccaaacccgattattattatccgaataaaacccaaacccgtttaatcttatatattttaattaataatttatataaaaaatatttttcattaataattttcatttaaaaaatataatatttttaaagaatatttaaatttaaatttttaaataaaaatatataaaaaaatttataaatattattataaaatatatatttttatattagattaattatttatataaatgaattcgggtagtgggtaccctgtacataaaacccgaatccgatccgaacccgcaacgagtattatttttaaaatccaaacccaattatAGCTATCCAAATCTGTCCTATTAGAGTTCGGTCGGATCGGATACCcgaaaatacccgatccgttTACATAGCTACTCTAACCTAATTTCTAATCCTAATCTCTAATCTCTAATATCTAATTAATCCCTAATTTTAATTGTACTATTAAaggcaaaattaataaaaatataatataaaacattttaaataatataaactataaaaataaaatcttaattgaaagataaaaaataaacataaataaacAAACCTGCAATCaaaataacccataaaaccCAACCCTAAatctctctcaactctcaaagtCTACTGCCGCCCTCCCCTCCCCCTTCTTCTCTTGGGTCAGAAGCACGAAGATAAACCCATGAGAGTTTCACCGTGGAATCAGTACCAGTTGGTGGATAACGAACCAGACCCTAACCTCCAGCTGGCTTCCTTGAAGAACCGGTTTTCCCGCGGGTGCGCTTCCCTTGTTTGCTTCGGTCGCGCTTCCGCAGGTCTTGATTCCCCATCACATCTCAAAGTAGGTCCTGCCCAACAGCAGGATGTCTTGCCAGAGTCTCTTGTTACTGACAAGGGCAAAGACCATCCAAATGAAGTTCAAGGTGATAATATTACAAGAAGAGTTAATCTTAAGAGTAGCTTGAAGAAGCCATCAAATAGCATTCCAGTTCCTGTTGAGGATGCCAATCAACACGATGCATTGGGTGACAAAAGCAGTGATGTCTCTGGTCTTACAGAAAGGAGAAAAGTGCAGTGGACAGATGTTTGTGGGAGTGAGCTTGCTGAAATCAGGGAATTTGAGCCAAGGTATGGAAACATTGTGGTCCAAATTTAATTGTTATATATAGTGCATTTACATTTAGTTCATATTGCTAGTAtatgaaggagagttgctttgGTGTCTCTTTTAGTTGTGCATTACTGTGCATGAGTCACGAGCTCAAGTTATATATGTAAACATAGTAATACAACTATGCTTTCCTAATTTCTGGGTGTACATCTGCATAAGAACTTGCGTCCTGTTATTAGTTTCCCCTATGTTCAAATGACTTTTTTCTCAGAAAGTCTTAGTGACTTCATCCTTGTTCAACTGGGAACAAGAAATTGGTACTTTTAGATGCTACTTTGAGGACTTGGACATATCTAATGGTATTAATACAATCTTAAGTCTCACATGGTTCTAAACAATGGCTGATATGTTATTTACAGGTTTTTCAGCCCCTCATTACTGAACCTGTTATTTAAAGGGGGAAAAAAAGTTCTGGTAATGGCTGTAACAGCCTTTACATGACAGTGAAGATTTGGGATGGGATTGGGGTCTTGAAATTGTGGTAAAACTGTCAGATTACATGTAATGTAAACCCAAATTATAATGTCAGAGGTCTTGCATCCTAAATTTGAAACAAAATTGGATCAAGAACACTGAGAATGTCTTCAGCATAGAAGTTGAGGCGGTTTGGGATAGTGTATCTATAAATGTATTCAGGTTTGGGTATTTAAAATTTGCCTTTTGCGGGTACCTTACCTGGTACCAACTCCAAATTCCAACTATTCCTAAATCAGGTTTTTATTGACAAAATTTAGATCTACCTTCTCTATTCTTTTACCATTTCTTTGTTTATTTTGTC is a window from the Manihot esculenta cultivar AM560-2 chromosome 16, M.esculenta_v8, whole genome shotgun sequence genome containing:
- the LOC110603379 gene encoding uncharacterized protein LOC110603379 isoform X1, with translation MRVSPWNQYQLVDNEPDPNLQLASLKNRFSRGCASLVCFGRASAGLDSPSHLKVGPAQQQDVLPESLVTDKGKDHPNEVQGDNITRRVNLKSSLKKPSNSIPVPVEDANQHDALGDKSSDVSGLTERRKVQWTDVCGSELAEIREFEPRY